One Candidatus Zixiibacteriota bacterium genomic window, TGGTGATCATTCTCTTTGGAGTGGTCGCCTATACCCGTCTCCCCGTCCGCGAATATCCCGACATCGACCCGCCGATCGTCTCGATCCAGACGATCTATCGCGGTGCCAGCCCGAGCGTCATTGAAACCGAAATCACCGACGTCCTCGAGGAACAATTGTCCACCCTCGAAGGTGTGAAGACACTGACTTCCTCCAGCCGCGAACAGGGCTCCGTTATTACCATCGAATTCGAATTGGGCCGCAACGTTGATGAAGCCGCCAACGACGTTCGCGATCGCGTTTCGCGCGTCCGTGGCCAGTTGCCGCGCGAGGCCGAGGAACCGATCGTCGAGAAGGTTGACGTCAACGCGCAGCCGATCGTCTGGCTCGCGCTCTACTCGTCGCGCCACTCCAACCTCGAAGTCACCGATGTGGCCGATCGTGTCATGAAAGAACGTCTCCAGCGCCTGCCCGGTGTCGGCGCAGTGCGTATTGCCGGCGAACGCCGCTATGCCATCCGCGTCTGGCTCGATCCCCAGCATATGGCCGCCCACGGTCTCGTGACCCGCGATGTGGAAGCCGCCATCGCCCGCGAAAACGCCGAAATTCCCGCCGGTCGCGTCGAAGGGCTCGGCCGCGAATTCTCTGTCCGCACCCGGGGTGAATTGGCGACCCCCGAAGAATTTGCCGCGATTGTTGTCAAACAGGATGGCGACGAACTCGTGCGGCTGGGCGATATCGCCGAGGTCTCCCTCGGTGCCGAAGACGAACGCACCGCCGTTCGCTACAACGGCCAGCCTGCCGTTGGTCTGGGTGTCAGTAAACAAACCAACGCCAGCACCCTCGATGTCGCCGAAGCCGTCACCACGGTCCTGCCGGAACTGCAGAAGCTGCTGCCGGAGGGCATGCAGGTCAGCGTCGCCTACAACTCGGCCACCTTCATTCGCGAATCCATCAATGAAGTCGGTGAGACGCTGCTGATCGCTATCTTCCTGGTGGTGCTCGTGATCCTGGTCTTCCTCAAGAGTTTCCGTGCCACCGTCATCCCGACTTTCGCGATTCCAACGTCGATCATCGGCACGCTCGCGATGGCCTACTTTGCGGGCTTTACCATCAATATCCTGACCTTGCTGGCGCTGGTGCTCGCAATCGGTCTCGTCGTCGATGACGCCATCGTCGTACTCGAAAACATTTTCCGTCACATGCAGATGGGTAAGACCCGGCGACAGGCGGCGCTCGATGGTTCCAAAGAAATCGGCTTCGCCGTGCTTGCTACCACCATCTCGCTCGTCGCCGTCTTCGTGCCGCTCGCCTTCCTGCAGGGCAACGTAGGCCGCCTGTTCAACGAATTCGGCCTTTCCGTTGCCGTGGCGGTGCTGATTTCCGGCTTCGTCGCGCTCACCTTGACGCCGATGCTCTGCTCGCGCATGCTCAAACCGCTGCATGGCGTCAGCAACACCTGGGCGACGCGCTCGTTCGATGCCTTCTTTGAGTGGCTCGATCGCACCTACGACCGCATTCTTCGGACCGTTCTACGGCGGCGCGTCGCGGCGCTCGGTGTCGCCGGTTTGCTGGTCGTGCTCAGCGTCGGCCTGATCAAACTGCTCCCGAGTGAACTCGTGCCGATCGAAGACCG contains:
- a CDS encoding efflux RND transporter permease subunit, whose amino-acid sequence is MKLSELSIKRPVFATVMSLVIILFGVVAYTRLPVREYPDIDPPIVSIQTIYRGASPSVIETEITDVLEEQLSTLEGVKTLTSSSREQGSVITIEFELGRNVDEAANDVRDRVSRVRGQLPREAEEPIVEKVDVNAQPIVWLALYSSRHSNLEVTDVADRVMKERLQRLPGVGAVRIAGERRYAIRVWLDPQHMAAHGLVTRDVEAAIARENAEIPAGRVEGLGREFSVRTRGELATPEEFAAIVVKQDGDELVRLGDIAEVSLGAEDERTAVRYNGQPAVGLGVSKQTNASTLDVAEAVTTVLPELQKLLPEGMQVSVAYNSATFIRESINEVGETLLIAIFLVVLVILVFLKSFRATVIPTFAIPTSIIGTLAMAYFAGFTINILTLLALVLAIGLVVDDAIVVLENIFRHMQMGKTRRQAALDGSKEIGFAVLATTISLVAVFVPLAFLQGNVGRLFNEFGLSVAVAVLISGFVALTLTPMLCSRMLKPLHGVSNTWATRSFDAFFEWLDRTYDRILRTVLRRRVAALGVAGLLVVLSVGLIKLLPSELVPIEDRGIGFGIVIAPEGSTLEYTDRYVRQIEGILMGLPEAGGLFTATGLAFSGPGSVSNSFMFLRLKPRNQRDKSQQQIVAELFPRIFSIPGVLAFVVSPPSLGSGVSSKPVEYVLQGDTYDQLQQAVGAMMGGAAKLGYLINLDTDLRLNKPQLDLTIDRDRAAGLGVSVTDIGTTLETFLGGRTVTNFKRGSKQYDVIVQLKPTDRATPSTIDGIYLRGNGGLVQLANVVHVRETVAPKELNHYNRVRSATISANLAPGVSLGQALDQLDQIAETSLPAGIKRDLAGQSKEFRDSSTSLYFLFLLAVVFIFLVLAAQFESFIHPLTILLSVPLAVVGALVSLFVFGQSLNIYSQIGLIMLIGLVTKNSILIVEYANQLRESGREVIDAVVAAARIRLRPILMTSFATIFGVLPIAIGLGAGAESRRPLGIAVVGGMFFSTFLTLVLVPVVYAMLSRFTRGSKHSDEDAHDVVARSEKIANDA